The following coding sequences lie in one Glycine max cultivar Williams 82 chromosome 19, Glycine_max_v4.0, whole genome shotgun sequence genomic window:
- the LOC100819463 gene encoding myosin-6 isoform X2, which translates to MAAAANPVVGSHIWVEDPDVAWIDGEVLEVKGEEIKVLCTSGKTVVVKASSIYHKDTEVPPSGVDDMRKLAYLHEPGVLDNLRSRYDINEIYTYTGNILIAVNPFIKLPHLYDSHMMAQYKGAAFGELSPHPFAVADAAYRLMINEGISQSILVSGESGAGKTESTKLLMRYLAYMGGRAAAAEGRTVEQKVLESNPVLEAFGNAKTVRNNNSSRFGKFVEIQFDQSGRISGAAIRTYLLERSRVCQVSDPERNYHCFYMLCAAPPEDVKKYKLGDPRMFHYLNQSNCFELEGVDESKEYRDTRRAMDIVGISSEEQDAIFKVVAAILHLGNIEFAKGKEIDSSMPKDEKSRFHLQTAAELFMCDAKALEDSLCKRVIVTRDETITKWLDPEAAALSRDALAKIVYTRLFDWLVDKINNSIGQDPESKSLIGVLDIYGFESFKTNSFEQFCINLTNEKLQQHFNQHVFKMEQEEYKKEEIDWSYIEFVDNQDILDLIEKKPGGIIALLDEACMFPRSTHETFAQKLYQTFKNHKRFSKPKLSRSDFTICHYAGDVTYQTELFLDKNKDYVVAEHQALLYASKCPFVSGLFPPSPEESSKQSKFSSIGSRFKQQLQSLLETLSATEPHYIRCVKPNNLLKPAIFENKNVLLQLRCGGVMEAIRISCAGYPTRKTFDEFVDRFSLLAPEALAGSSDEVTACKRILKNVGLEGYQIGKTKVFLRAGQMAELDTRRTEILGRSASIIQRKVRSYLACQSFILLRLSAVQIQAACRGQLARQVYEGMRQEASSLVIQRCFRMHIAWKAYKDLYTSAISIQTGMRGMAAHCELHFRRQTKAAIAIQSHCRKYLAQLHFAKLKKAAITTQCACRGKVARRELRKLKMAARETGALQAAKSKLEEQVEDLTLRLQLEKRLRVDIEEAKAQENQRLQSALQEMQLQFKETKLLLEKEREATKKAAERAAVIQEVPVVDNALLEKLRSENEKLKNMVSSLEKKIDETEKRYEEANKIGEERLKQALDAESKVIHLKTAMQRLEEKFIDMESANHILQKQSLLNSSVKTIAEHLSSPLDEKLENGHHAAEEQEAVDTFVTPVKQFGTESDSKLRRSYNERQHESVDSLVNCVMKNIGFNHGKPIAAFTIYKCLLHWKSFEAERTSVFDRLIQMIGSEIENQDDNDHMAYWLSNTSALLFLLEQSLKSGSSAKATPARKLPNPTSLFGRMTMSFLSSPSSANLAAPPADVVRKVEAKYPALLFKQQLTAYFEKIYGIIRDNLKKDLTPVLALCIQAPRISKGGLRSNRSLAKDSPVVHWQSIIESLNTLLCTLKENFVPPVLIQKIFSQTFSYINVQLFNSLLLRRDCCTFSNGEYVKAGLAELELWCCQAKEEYAGSSWDELKHIRQAVGFLVIHQKYRISYDEIINDLCPILSVQQLYRICTLYWDANYNTRSVSPDVLSSMRMLMAEDSNNAQSDSFLLDDSSSIPFSVDDLSTSLQEKDFSDMKPADELLENPAFQFLKELAQEA; encoded by the exons ATG GCTGCGGCTGCCAATCCTGTAGTTGGGTCCCATATTTGGGTGGAGGATCCTGATGTGGCTTGGATAGATGGTGAGGTCTTGGAGGTTAAAGGAGAAGAAATTAAAGTCCTTTGCACTTCAGGGAAGACG GTTGTTGTTAAAGCTTCCAGTATTTATCATAAAGATACAGAAGTCCCACCAAGTGGAGTGGATGATATGAGAAAGCTTGCATACCTGCATGAACCTGGAGTCCTAGATAATCTGAGATCAAGATATGATATAAACGAAATTTAT ACTTACACCGGGAATATATTGATTGCTGTGAACCCTTTCATAAAGCTTCCTCATTTATATGATAGCCATATGATGGCCCAATATAAAGGAGCAGCTTTTGGTGAGCTAAGTCCACATCCCTTTGCTGTTGCAGATGCAGCATATAG GCTTATGATAAATGAGGGAATCAGCCAGTCAATATTGGTTAGTGGTGAAAGTGGAGCTGGTAAAACAGAAAGTACCAAGTTGCTCATGAGGTATCTTGCTTACATGGGTGGGAGAGCTGCTGCTGCTGAAGGTAGAACTGTTGAGCAAAAGGTTCTGGAG TCCAATCCTGTTCTAGAAGCCTTTGGCAATGCAAAGACTGTTAGGAACAATAATTCAAG TCGTTTTGGTAAGTTTGTGGAGATTCAGTTTGACCAGAGTGGAAGAATATCAGGAGCTGCTATCAGGACTTATCTGCTTGAAAGATCACGTGTTTGCCAGGTGTCAGATCCAGAGAGGAACTATCATTGTTTCTACATGCTCTGTGCTGCACCTCCGGAG GATGTTAAAAAGTACAAATTAGGAGATCCAAGAATGTTTCATTATCTGAATCAATCAAATTGCTTTGAGTTGGAAGGGGTTGATGAATCTAAAGAATATAGGGATACAAGGAGAGCAATGGATATTGTTGGAATAAGTTCTGAGGAGCAg GATGCAATATTTAAAGTTGTTGCTGCAATTTTGCATCTTGGCAACATTGAATTTGCGAAAGGGAAGGAGATAGACTCATCTATGCCCAAAGATGAAAAATCTCGGTTCCATCTACAGACTGCTGCTGAGCTTTTCAT GTGTGATGCAAAGGCACTTGAAGATTCTCTTTGCAAACGTGTAATTGTTACTCGTGATGAAACAATTACAAAATGGCTGGATCCGGAAGCTGCTGCACTCAGCCGAGATGCCTTGGCTAAGATTGTGTACACAAGATTGTTTGACTG gttggttgataaaattaataattctatTGGTCAAGACCCCGAGTCAAAATCCTTAATTGGCGTGCTGGATATTTATGGTTTTGAGAGTTTCAAGACTAACAG TTTTGAgcaattttgtattaatttgacCAATGAAAAGCTTCAGCAACATTTTAATCAG CATGTTTTCAAAATGGAGCAAGAAGAATACAAAAAAGAGGAAATTGATTGGAGTTACATTGAATTTGTGGACAATCAAGATATTCTGGATCTCATTGAAAAG AAACCTGGTGGCATTATTGCTCTTCTGGATGAAGCTTG TATGTTTCCTAGATCTACACACGAAACTTTTGCCCAAAAGCTATATCAGACCTTCAAAAATCACAAAAGGTTTAGCAAGCCTAAATTATCACGTAGTGACTTCACAATTTGCCATTATGCAGGAGAT GTAACTTATCAAACTGAATTGTTCCTCGACAAGAACAAGGATTATGTTGTTGCAGAGCACCAAGCACTTCTTTATGCTTCCAAATGCCCCTTTGTATCGGgcttgtttcccccttcacccGAAGAATCTTCTAAACAATCAAAGTTCTCTTCAATTGGTTCACGATTTAAG CAACAATTGCAATCTTTACTTGAAACTCTCAGTGCCACTGAGCCACACTACATTCGTTGTGTAAAACCCAATAATCTTCTTAAGCCAGCAAtttttgagaataaaaatgtTCTGCTGCAACTACGTTGTGGG GGAGTTATGGAAGCAATTAGGATAAGCTGTGCTGGGTATCCTACTAGAAAAACCTTTGATGAATTTGTGGATCGATTTAGCCTTCTTGCACCTGAAGCATTGGCTGGAAG TTCTGATGAGGTCACTGCTTGCAAGAGGATTCTAAAGAATGTTGGACTTGAAGGCTATCAG ATTGGTAAGACAAAGGTGTTTCTTCGAGCTGGTCAGATGGCAGAACTAGATACCCGCAGAACTGAAATCTTGGGGAGGTCAGCAAGCATTATTCAGAGAAAAGTTCGTTCCTATTTGGCCTGCCAAAGTTTCATCTTGCTTCGTTTGTCTGCTGTGCAGATTCAAGCTGCGTGCAGAG GACAACTTGCACGGCAAGTGTATGAGGGAATGCGGCAGGAGGCTTCTAGTTTAGTGATTCAGAGGTGCTTCCGCATGCATATTGCTTGGAAGGCATACAAAGATCTGTATACCTCTGCTATCTCTATCCAGACTGGTATGCGGGGGATGGCTGCTCATTGTGAGCTACACTTCAGAAGGCAAACTAAAGCAGCAATTGCCATTCAG AGCCACTGCCGGAAATACTTGGCACAACTTCATTTCGCAAAATTAAAGAAGGCAGCAATTACAACGCAATGTGCATGCAGAGGAAAAGTTGCTCGGCGAGAATTGCGAAAGCTCAAGATG GCTGCAAGAGAAACAGGAGCTCTCCAAGCTGCCAAAAGTAAGCTTGAAGAGCAAGTTGAAGACCTTACATTAAGATTGCAGCTGGAAAAACGTTTGCGG GTTGACATCGAAGAAGCAAAAGCACAagaaaatcaaagattacaatCTGCTTTGCAAGAGATGCAACTTCAGTTTAAAGAAACTAAGCTACTTCTTGAAAAGGAGAGGGAGGCTACAAAAAAAGCAGCTGAGAGAGCGGCTGTCATACAGGAAGTTCCAGTTGTTGACAATGCTTTGTTGGAGAAGCTCAGAAGTGAGAATGAGAAACTCAAG AACATGGTGAGTTCGCtggaaaagaaaattgatgaaACGGAAAAAAGGTATGAAGAGGCAAACAAAATTGGTGAAGAAAGGTTGAAGCAAGCTTTGGATGCAGAGTCAAAAGTAATCCATTTGAAGACTGCTATGCAAAG GCTTGAAGAGAAATTCATAGACATGGAATCTGCAAACCATATTCTTCAGAAACAATCTCTATTAAACTCATCTGTGAAAACAATAGCAGAGCACCTGTCTTCCCCATTGGACGAG AAGTTAGAAAATGGTCACCATGCGGCAGAAGAGCAGGAAGCTGTT GATACATTTGTTACACCTGTGAAACAATTTGGTACTGAATCAGACAGTAAATTGAGAAGATCTTACAATGAACGACAACAT GAGAGTGTTGATTCACTTGTCAACTGTGTTATGAAAAATATTGGATTCAATCATGGAAAACCCATTGCTGCATTCACCATTTACAAATGTCTTCTCCACTGGAAATCATTTGAAGCTGAAAGAACTAGTGTATTTGATCGCCTCATCCAAATGATTGGTTCCGAAATTGAG AATCAAGACGACAATGATCATATGGCCTATTGGCTGTCAAATACTTCTGCGTTATTGTTTTTACTTGAACAAAGCCTGAAATCTGGGAGTTCAGCAAAAGCTACCCCAGCTAGAAAACTGCCTAATCCAACATCTCTTTTTGGAAGAATGACTATG AGTTTTCTTTCATCCCCTTCTTCTGCCAACCTTGCTGCTCCTCCAGCAGATGTTGTACGCAAGGTAGAGGCTAAATACCCTGCTTTGCTTTTCAAGCAGCAGCTCACAGCCTATTTCGAGAAAATATATGGCATCATTCGAGATAATTTGAAGAAGGATTTAACACCGGTTCTTGCATTATGCATCCAG GCACCAAGAATATCAAAGGGAGGGTTACGTTCTAACCGATCCCTTGCTAAGGACTCCCCAGTAGTTCACTGGCAGAGTATTATTGAATCCCTCAATACACTCCTCTGTACACTGAAAGAGAACTTT GTGCCACCAGTTCTTATCCAAAAGATCTTTAGTCAAACATTCTCATATATTAATGTGCAACTCTTCAATAG TCTTCTTCTTCGTCGTGATTGTTGCACATTCAGCAATGGGGAATATGTGAAAGCTGGATTAGCTGAATTAGAGTTGTGGTGCTGCCAAGCAAAGGAAGAG TATGCAGGGTCATCTTGGGATGAGCTTAAGCACATAAGACAGGCTGTTGGATTCTTG GTTATTCATCAGAAGTATAGGATTTCCTATGATGAAATCATCAATGATTTATGCCCC ATCTTGAGTGTCCAGCAGCTATATAGAATATGTACACTTTACTGGGATGCTAACTACAATACTCGAAGTGTATCTCCAGAT GTCCTTTCAAGCATGAGGATGCTAATGGCTGAGGACTCCAACAATGCTCAGAGtgattctttcttgttggatgACAGTTCCAG CATCCCCTTCTCAGTGGATGATCTCTCTACATCACTGCAAGAGAAGGACTTCTCAGACATGAAACCAGCAGACGAGCTTCTCGAGAATCCAGCCTTCCAGTTCTTAAAGGAGTTGGCGCAGGAAGCTTAG
- the LOC100819463 gene encoding myosin-6 isoform X1, with the protein MAAAANPVVGSHIWVEDPDVAWIDGEVLEVKGEEIKVLCTSGKTVVVKASSIYHKDTEVPPSGVDDMRKLAYLHEPGVLDNLRSRYDINEIYTYTGNILIAVNPFIKLPHLYDSHMMAQYKGAAFGELSPHPFAVADAAYRLMINEGISQSILVSGESGAGKTESTKLLMRYLAYMGGRAAAAEGRTVEQKVLESNPVLEAFGNAKTVRNNNSSRFGKFVEIQFDQSGRISGAAIRTYLLERSRVCQVSDPERNYHCFYMLCAAPPEDVKKYKLGDPRMFHYLNQSNCFELEGVDESKEYRDTRRAMDIVGISSEEQDAIFKVVAAILHLGNIEFAKGKEIDSSMPKDEKSRFHLQTAAELFMCDAKALEDSLCKRVIVTRDETITKWLDPEAAALSRDALAKIVYTRLFDWLVDKINNSIGQDPESKSLIGVLDIYGFESFKTNSFEQFCINLTNEKLQQHFNQHVFKMEQEEYKKEEIDWSYIEFVDNQDILDLIEKKPGGIIALLDEACMFPRSTHETFAQKLYQTFKNHKRFSKPKLSRSDFTICHYAGDVTYQTELFLDKNKDYVVAEHQALLYASKCPFVSGLFPPSPEESSKQSKFSSIGSRFKQQLQSLLETLSATEPHYIRCVKPNNLLKPAIFENKNVLLQLRCGGVMEAIRISCAGYPTRKTFDEFVDRFSLLAPEALAGSSDEVTACKRILKNVGLEGYQIGKTKVFLRAGQMAELDTRRTEILGRSASIIQRKVRSYLACQSFILLRLSAVQIQAACRGQLARQVYEGMRQEASSLVIQRCFRMHIAWKAYKDLYTSAISIQTGMRGMAAHCELHFRRQTKAAIAIQSHCRKYLAQLHFAKLKKAAITTQCACRGKVARRELRKLKMAARETGALQAAKSKLEEQVEDLTLRLQLEKRLRVDIEEAKAQENQRLQSALQEMQLQFKETKLLLEKEREATKKAAERAAVIQEVPVVDNALLEKLRSENEKLKNMVSSLEKKIDETEKRYEEANKIGEERLKQALDAESKVIHLKTAMQRLEEKFIDMESANHILQKQSLLNSSVKTIAEHLSSPLDEKLENGHHAAEEQEAVDTFVTPVKQFGTESDSKLRRSYNERQHESVDSLVNCVMKNIGFNHGKPIAAFTIYKCLLHWKSFEAERTSVFDRLIQMIGSEIENQDDNDHMAYWLSNTSALLFLLEQSLKSGSSAKATPARKLPNPTSLFGRMTMGKLQSFLSSPSSANLAAPPADVVRKVEAKYPALLFKQQLTAYFEKIYGIIRDNLKKDLTPVLALCIQAPRISKGGLRSNRSLAKDSPVVHWQSIIESLNTLLCTLKENFVPPVLIQKIFSQTFSYINVQLFNSLLLRRDCCTFSNGEYVKAGLAELELWCCQAKEEYAGSSWDELKHIRQAVGFLVIHQKYRISYDEIINDLCPILSVQQLYRICTLYWDANYNTRSVSPDVLSSMRMLMAEDSNNAQSDSFLLDDSSSIPFSVDDLSTSLQEKDFSDMKPADELLENPAFQFLKELAQEA; encoded by the exons ATG GCTGCGGCTGCCAATCCTGTAGTTGGGTCCCATATTTGGGTGGAGGATCCTGATGTGGCTTGGATAGATGGTGAGGTCTTGGAGGTTAAAGGAGAAGAAATTAAAGTCCTTTGCACTTCAGGGAAGACG GTTGTTGTTAAAGCTTCCAGTATTTATCATAAAGATACAGAAGTCCCACCAAGTGGAGTGGATGATATGAGAAAGCTTGCATACCTGCATGAACCTGGAGTCCTAGATAATCTGAGATCAAGATATGATATAAACGAAATTTAT ACTTACACCGGGAATATATTGATTGCTGTGAACCCTTTCATAAAGCTTCCTCATTTATATGATAGCCATATGATGGCCCAATATAAAGGAGCAGCTTTTGGTGAGCTAAGTCCACATCCCTTTGCTGTTGCAGATGCAGCATATAG GCTTATGATAAATGAGGGAATCAGCCAGTCAATATTGGTTAGTGGTGAAAGTGGAGCTGGTAAAACAGAAAGTACCAAGTTGCTCATGAGGTATCTTGCTTACATGGGTGGGAGAGCTGCTGCTGCTGAAGGTAGAACTGTTGAGCAAAAGGTTCTGGAG TCCAATCCTGTTCTAGAAGCCTTTGGCAATGCAAAGACTGTTAGGAACAATAATTCAAG TCGTTTTGGTAAGTTTGTGGAGATTCAGTTTGACCAGAGTGGAAGAATATCAGGAGCTGCTATCAGGACTTATCTGCTTGAAAGATCACGTGTTTGCCAGGTGTCAGATCCAGAGAGGAACTATCATTGTTTCTACATGCTCTGTGCTGCACCTCCGGAG GATGTTAAAAAGTACAAATTAGGAGATCCAAGAATGTTTCATTATCTGAATCAATCAAATTGCTTTGAGTTGGAAGGGGTTGATGAATCTAAAGAATATAGGGATACAAGGAGAGCAATGGATATTGTTGGAATAAGTTCTGAGGAGCAg GATGCAATATTTAAAGTTGTTGCTGCAATTTTGCATCTTGGCAACATTGAATTTGCGAAAGGGAAGGAGATAGACTCATCTATGCCCAAAGATGAAAAATCTCGGTTCCATCTACAGACTGCTGCTGAGCTTTTCAT GTGTGATGCAAAGGCACTTGAAGATTCTCTTTGCAAACGTGTAATTGTTACTCGTGATGAAACAATTACAAAATGGCTGGATCCGGAAGCTGCTGCACTCAGCCGAGATGCCTTGGCTAAGATTGTGTACACAAGATTGTTTGACTG gttggttgataaaattaataattctatTGGTCAAGACCCCGAGTCAAAATCCTTAATTGGCGTGCTGGATATTTATGGTTTTGAGAGTTTCAAGACTAACAG TTTTGAgcaattttgtattaatttgacCAATGAAAAGCTTCAGCAACATTTTAATCAG CATGTTTTCAAAATGGAGCAAGAAGAATACAAAAAAGAGGAAATTGATTGGAGTTACATTGAATTTGTGGACAATCAAGATATTCTGGATCTCATTGAAAAG AAACCTGGTGGCATTATTGCTCTTCTGGATGAAGCTTG TATGTTTCCTAGATCTACACACGAAACTTTTGCCCAAAAGCTATATCAGACCTTCAAAAATCACAAAAGGTTTAGCAAGCCTAAATTATCACGTAGTGACTTCACAATTTGCCATTATGCAGGAGAT GTAACTTATCAAACTGAATTGTTCCTCGACAAGAACAAGGATTATGTTGTTGCAGAGCACCAAGCACTTCTTTATGCTTCCAAATGCCCCTTTGTATCGGgcttgtttcccccttcacccGAAGAATCTTCTAAACAATCAAAGTTCTCTTCAATTGGTTCACGATTTAAG CAACAATTGCAATCTTTACTTGAAACTCTCAGTGCCACTGAGCCACACTACATTCGTTGTGTAAAACCCAATAATCTTCTTAAGCCAGCAAtttttgagaataaaaatgtTCTGCTGCAACTACGTTGTGGG GGAGTTATGGAAGCAATTAGGATAAGCTGTGCTGGGTATCCTACTAGAAAAACCTTTGATGAATTTGTGGATCGATTTAGCCTTCTTGCACCTGAAGCATTGGCTGGAAG TTCTGATGAGGTCACTGCTTGCAAGAGGATTCTAAAGAATGTTGGACTTGAAGGCTATCAG ATTGGTAAGACAAAGGTGTTTCTTCGAGCTGGTCAGATGGCAGAACTAGATACCCGCAGAACTGAAATCTTGGGGAGGTCAGCAAGCATTATTCAGAGAAAAGTTCGTTCCTATTTGGCCTGCCAAAGTTTCATCTTGCTTCGTTTGTCTGCTGTGCAGATTCAAGCTGCGTGCAGAG GACAACTTGCACGGCAAGTGTATGAGGGAATGCGGCAGGAGGCTTCTAGTTTAGTGATTCAGAGGTGCTTCCGCATGCATATTGCTTGGAAGGCATACAAAGATCTGTATACCTCTGCTATCTCTATCCAGACTGGTATGCGGGGGATGGCTGCTCATTGTGAGCTACACTTCAGAAGGCAAACTAAAGCAGCAATTGCCATTCAG AGCCACTGCCGGAAATACTTGGCACAACTTCATTTCGCAAAATTAAAGAAGGCAGCAATTACAACGCAATGTGCATGCAGAGGAAAAGTTGCTCGGCGAGAATTGCGAAAGCTCAAGATG GCTGCAAGAGAAACAGGAGCTCTCCAAGCTGCCAAAAGTAAGCTTGAAGAGCAAGTTGAAGACCTTACATTAAGATTGCAGCTGGAAAAACGTTTGCGG GTTGACATCGAAGAAGCAAAAGCACAagaaaatcaaagattacaatCTGCTTTGCAAGAGATGCAACTTCAGTTTAAAGAAACTAAGCTACTTCTTGAAAAGGAGAGGGAGGCTACAAAAAAAGCAGCTGAGAGAGCGGCTGTCATACAGGAAGTTCCAGTTGTTGACAATGCTTTGTTGGAGAAGCTCAGAAGTGAGAATGAGAAACTCAAG AACATGGTGAGTTCGCtggaaaagaaaattgatgaaACGGAAAAAAGGTATGAAGAGGCAAACAAAATTGGTGAAGAAAGGTTGAAGCAAGCTTTGGATGCAGAGTCAAAAGTAATCCATTTGAAGACTGCTATGCAAAG GCTTGAAGAGAAATTCATAGACATGGAATCTGCAAACCATATTCTTCAGAAACAATCTCTATTAAACTCATCTGTGAAAACAATAGCAGAGCACCTGTCTTCCCCATTGGACGAG AAGTTAGAAAATGGTCACCATGCGGCAGAAGAGCAGGAAGCTGTT GATACATTTGTTACACCTGTGAAACAATTTGGTACTGAATCAGACAGTAAATTGAGAAGATCTTACAATGAACGACAACAT GAGAGTGTTGATTCACTTGTCAACTGTGTTATGAAAAATATTGGATTCAATCATGGAAAACCCATTGCTGCATTCACCATTTACAAATGTCTTCTCCACTGGAAATCATTTGAAGCTGAAAGAACTAGTGTATTTGATCGCCTCATCCAAATGATTGGTTCCGAAATTGAG AATCAAGACGACAATGATCATATGGCCTATTGGCTGTCAAATACTTCTGCGTTATTGTTTTTACTTGAACAAAGCCTGAAATCTGGGAGTTCAGCAAAAGCTACCCCAGCTAGAAAACTGCCTAATCCAACATCTCTTTTTGGAAGAATGACTATG GGTAAATTGCAGAGTTTTCTTTCATCCCCTTCTTCTGCCAACCTTGCTGCTCCTCCAGCAGATGTTGTACGCAAGGTAGAGGCTAAATACCCTGCTTTGCTTTTCAAGCAGCAGCTCACAGCCTATTTCGAGAAAATATATGGCATCATTCGAGATAATTTGAAGAAGGATTTAACACCGGTTCTTGCATTATGCATCCAG GCACCAAGAATATCAAAGGGAGGGTTACGTTCTAACCGATCCCTTGCTAAGGACTCCCCAGTAGTTCACTGGCAGAGTATTATTGAATCCCTCAATACACTCCTCTGTACACTGAAAGAGAACTTT GTGCCACCAGTTCTTATCCAAAAGATCTTTAGTCAAACATTCTCATATATTAATGTGCAACTCTTCAATAG TCTTCTTCTTCGTCGTGATTGTTGCACATTCAGCAATGGGGAATATGTGAAAGCTGGATTAGCTGAATTAGAGTTGTGGTGCTGCCAAGCAAAGGAAGAG TATGCAGGGTCATCTTGGGATGAGCTTAAGCACATAAGACAGGCTGTTGGATTCTTG GTTATTCATCAGAAGTATAGGATTTCCTATGATGAAATCATCAATGATTTATGCCCC ATCTTGAGTGTCCAGCAGCTATATAGAATATGTACACTTTACTGGGATGCTAACTACAATACTCGAAGTGTATCTCCAGAT GTCCTTTCAAGCATGAGGATGCTAATGGCTGAGGACTCCAACAATGCTCAGAGtgattctttcttgttggatgACAGTTCCAG CATCCCCTTCTCAGTGGATGATCTCTCTACATCACTGCAAGAGAAGGACTTCTCAGACATGAAACCAGCAGACGAGCTTCTCGAGAATCCAGCCTTCCAGTTCTTAAAGGAGTTGGCGCAGGAAGCTTAG